A section of the Ictalurus punctatus breed USDA103 chromosome 8, Coco_2.0, whole genome shotgun sequence genome encodes:
- the mespbb gene encoding mesoderm posterior bb produces the protein MDVSSPLFSYSSLSSDSEIYNVSSPESSSEGRPKPKRTHCKNPSKQRRNASEKEKLRMRDLTKALHYLRTFLPPFVAPAGQTLTKIETLRLAIRYISYLSSQLDLEMSYCQSHDLRSPHHGPASHSWEEGNLGNETEAFYTQKNKPPHSAFYESWSARNGKTLHDEQEHITPPHSDVVGDHGLYERCHMTLQSGSGFTQAETEQRDGIKMEIPSCDELFTSGFDSIMNPQTSLSHQDYGKVVQCESAGRDFWI, from the exons ATGGAtgtttcctctcctctcttcagCTACAGCTCTCTCAGCTCCGATTCGGAGATCTACAACGTCTCATCTCCCGAATCGTCGAGCGAAGGAAGGCCGAAGCCGAAGAGGACGCACTGCAAGAACCCGAGCAAGCAGAGGAGGAACGCCAGCGAGAAAGAAAAGCTGCGGATGAGGGATCTGACCAAAGCGCTCCACTATTTAAGGACGTTCCTTCCACCGTTCGTGGCTCCGGCCGGGCAAACGCTCACCAAAATCGAGACGCTGAGACTCGCCATACGTTACATCTCCTACCTGTCCTCTCAGCTCGACCTCGAGATGTcctactgtcagagccatgACCTCAGATCTCCTCACCACGGTCCGGCTTCACATTCCTGGGAAGAAGGAAATCTCGGAAACGAAACGGAAGCCTTCTACACCCAGAAGAATAAACCTCCTCACAGCGCTTTTTACGAATCCTGGAGTGCAAGAAATGGAAAAACACTCCACGATGAGCAGGAACACATCACTCCTCCTCACAGTGACGTCGTCGGTGATCACGGACTCTATGAGCGATGTCACATGACGCTCCAATCAGGAAGCGGATTTACCCAAGCGGAAACGGAGCAAAGAGACGGGATTAAAATGGAAATTCCCAGCTGCGATGAACTCTTCACTTCCGGCTTCGACTCCATCATGAATCCGCAAACGTCCCTGTCGCACCAG gacTACGGTAAAGTTGTGCAGTGTGAGAGCGCAGGACGTGACTTCTGGATCTga